The sequence below is a genomic window from Lolium perenne isolate Kyuss_39 chromosome 7, Kyuss_2.0, whole genome shotgun sequence.
CCGCCGACGGTGGCCACGACATTTGCGTTACCTATGTGCAAGACAAATATAAATATGACACGTTGAACCTTTGAGCATTGCACAACAAGGTCGGTGACGACACTGTCTACACCTACACAACGTACCTCCATGACAACGCACCTCCATGAGATTGATACTGATTCTAGGAAAAACGCTGCTATAGATTACCATCATTATCCAACCACCACTACTAATACCACACCAATAGTGTGGGGTGTCTTAGAGATACGGGAGGTTTGAGATATGTGCAGCATGTACAAGGTAGCTCGTTCATGAATTATGTGACAAGTGTAAGAGGTTGACTAACACAGCCAGCACGACGATGAAAGGGTGGACGGGTGAACTAGATGATTGAGGAAGTGAGAGGTTGAGTAACACGTTAACAACACCCAAATGAACGTCCACATGTGCAGAAGTTAAGTATACTAGCGAGTTAGGCGGAAGcacatttggtgcacatgagcaccaatgctctcagtttttaaaatatttaaaaattatACATTTGTGTTTCAAAAAATCATCATATTTATTCCATGAATACATAAGTATGTCTTGAATACTCGTGCGAGTTTTGGTAGAAATCGCATTGTACTTTGAGCtacatgcaaaaaaaaaattgttgctACGGGGTTGATATTTataagaaatttgtctttttgcatagctcaaaatataatatattttTCTCCAAAATTCTTACTGTACCTTCGAAATGTTTATATGCATGTGGATATTTCATTTCAATTTTTTAGATTTTAAAAAATAGGATTTAAAAAAAGCAAGAGCACCGGTGCTCATGTGCCAGAGACTGGGTACATATCTATCAATCTACATTCTCCCAAACAAATACGTACAATATGAAATTTGAGAGAACAGGTGAGGTTAACCTACTCATATGAATCTTCAAACGGTCGATCGTGTCCGATTAATTTAGCAAAATCAACTCAAAAAAACTTTGAACATAAGCATGAAATTGAAAATTTGCAGCTAAGAAAACTCGAGTATGGTTGTGTTGATTAGAAAAGAGTACGTAAAAGAGGTTAAAGAGAGAGTAAGCTGAAGCAGATGGTATGCAAAGTTTAATCCGTGCAGCCCTGCATGTATTTCTCCAAGACCTAGCTCCACAAAAGCTACATATTGGAACAGTTTATCCAAATGTAGCCGAAAGATGCTTTGAGATCGAATCCACTCCACGTCTCCATGACTTCATTTGCAACtacacttagagcatctctaacagagcccgtaaacggACAAAAATCGAAAAATAACCGCCGTTTAATGGGTTCGGGGCGAAAAAATGGCGCAGATCAGTGACCGTAAAAGGGGCAAAACCGAAAAACTTTTTTCGGGCCGAGACCGAAAACTCAAAAcggcctgtatttgtaggggtCGATCGACCGAACCGAACGCACGATCTCTATCTAGGGCGCGCTGAAGTTTCAGCTGACGcaatcgctcgctcgctccttccCCCACGctccccgcgccgccaccacactccgccgccgccgccccgcccgATTCGCCCGAGCCCCGCAACCCGGAGGTAGCGCCGGTCGCCCCGTACCCCGTCCGCTGTTCCTCGCCCAACTCCGGCTGCCGCCCCCACCATCGCCGCCGTCGCTCCGTCCGAATCGAGGATGAGCTCGGGCGACGATTTCGATCTGTCGGATTCGTCGAGCTCCGACGATTCCGACCTCGAAGAGCTGCTCCAGGACGACGACTTGGAGTCCACCATGCTCCTCCTCGCCGTCAAGGACCTAGAGGATCGCGCGAAGCTGCTGAATCCGAGGCGCGGTTCCGTGTTCGGCCGGAACCACATCCAGCGGAATCGCCTCCTCGGCCACGAGCAGCTGATGGAGGACTACTTCGCCGAGCTACCTACCTATCCTTCCCATCTGTTTCGTAGGAGGTATCGCATGTGGCGTAGCTTGTTCGTCCGAATCGTGAAGGCCTGCGAATTGCATTCGAATTACTTCAAGCAACGTAGGAGTGCCACCGGGGTGATGGGTTTCAGCGCTTTCCAAAAGATCTCTGCTTCCATGAGGGTCATTGCGTATGGCATCCCTGCGGATTACACCGACGAGTATCTTCGAATTGGCGAAGATACTACCACGGAGTCAATCCGCAGGTTTGCTCGCATGATTATCAAGTTGTACGGGCCTACGTATCTCCGAGCTCCCAACGAGGATGACACCAAACGGTTGATGGAGATAAATGAGAAAAGAGGTTGGCCTGGCATGCTTGGTAGTTtagattgtatgcattggacatggaagaATTGTCTAAAAGCATGGCATGGACAGTACTGTGGCAAGATCAAAGATGCAACCATTGTCCTTGAGACCGTAGCATCACAAGATTTGTGGATTTGACACTGTTTTTTTGGTTTGCCGGGGACACTCAATGACATCAACATCCTGCAAATGTCTCCTTTGTTTGCTAAATTAGCAAATGGGGAAACACCCACTTGCAACTACAAGGTCATGACCTAGCCGATGGCATCTATCCGGATTGGGCAACTTTTGTTAAGTCTGTCAAGGATCCCCAAGATAGAATAGAAGCTGAATTTACCAAGGCTCAAGAAGCAGCTCGCAAGGACattgagagagcttttggtgttttgcaagcaaggtttgctaTTGTTCGTGGCCCAGCCAGATTTTGGAATAAGAAAATCCTTGTCAacatcatgacatgttgtgtgattcttcacaacatgatcatcgaggatgaaagagacttga
It includes:
- the LOC127316325 gene encoding uncharacterized protein translates to MSSGDDFDLSDSSSSDDSDLEELLQDDDLESTMLLLAVKDLEDRAKLLNPRRGSVFGRNHIQRNRLLGHEQLMEDYFAELPTYPSHLFRRRYRMWRSLFVRIVKACELHSNYFKQRRSATGVMGFSAFQKISASMRVIAYGIPADYTDEYLRIGEDTTTESIRRFARMIIKLYGPTYLRAPNEDDTKRLMEINEKRGWPGMLGSLDCMHWTWKNCLKAWHGQYCGKIKDATIVLETVASQDLWI